In one window of Saprospiraceae bacterium DNA:
- a CDS encoding GH3 auxin-responsive promoter family protein produces the protein MSKLFNVLWSQYLKLHRAQMKSFMERPVEAQQKELRKIIKASAKTEWGNKYGFDRFKKPSDWKTILPVQDYDTVKDDIHRMMRGEKNVLWPGRVKYYAKSSGTTSDKSKYIPVTDVNHRNCHSKGGWRLVVSMFDNIKDPRIFEGKSILLAGSSSNRLPEFPGSVVGDVSAIIYQRLHPIVLNRLYPSSEIALLEDFEKKLDIIAKSSHSTDVRLIAGTPTWAIVLFKKLLDYTGKNNILEIWPHMQAFVHGAVSFVPYREPFKDFFPSSEFTYIETYNASEGYFAVQSDTSSDDMLLLLDNGIFYEFIPMDEWENENPKTLLLEEVELEKNYAMVITTNSGLFRYKIGDTVKFTSIFPFKIKITGRTKQFINVFGEEVMVSNTDAALSATCKIHGAQVAEYTVAPVFLSASGKGGHEWLIEFETAPKDIPLFAETLDQELKKVNSDYEAKRFHDLALESLKLNTAPPGTFFQWMKKKNKIGAQQKVPRLSNQRTFLEELLDMMRTGS, from the coding sequence ATGAGCAAACTCTTTAATGTGTTGTGGAGTCAGTATTTAAAACTCCATCGAGCGCAAATGAAATCATTCATGGAGCGCCCTGTCGAAGCGCAACAGAAAGAACTAAGAAAAATCATCAAAGCCAGCGCGAAAACCGAATGGGGAAATAAATATGGATTTGACCGCTTTAAAAAACCTTCCGACTGGAAGACAATCCTCCCGGTTCAGGATTACGACACGGTAAAGGATGACATCCACCGGATGATGCGGGGCGAAAAAAATGTATTGTGGCCCGGACGCGTAAAATATTATGCCAAATCATCCGGCACAACCAGCGATAAAAGCAAATACATTCCAGTGACGGATGTCAATCACCGGAATTGCCATTCAAAAGGAGGATGGCGCCTGGTGGTGAGTATGTTCGACAACATTAAAGATCCCAGAATTTTCGAAGGAAAAAGTATCTTGTTGGCAGGCAGTTCGAGTAACCGGTTGCCCGAGTTTCCAGGAAGTGTCGTTGGCGATGTTTCAGCCATTATTTATCAGCGCTTACATCCTATTGTGCTCAACCGGCTGTATCCTTCAAGTGAAATTGCTTTGCTTGAGGATTTTGAAAAAAAACTGGATATTATTGCTAAAAGCAGTCATTCAACAGATGTCAGACTCATTGCAGGAACACCTACCTGGGCTATCGTTTTGTTTAAAAAACTATTGGATTACACCGGAAAAAACAACATTCTGGAAATCTGGCCCCACATGCAGGCGTTTGTGCATGGAGCTGTGAGTTTTGTACCCTACCGCGAACCCTTTAAAGATTTTTTTCCTTCTTCTGAATTCACCTACATCGAAACATACAACGCCTCGGAAGGTTATTTTGCGGTACAATCCGATACATCCAGCGATGATATGCTTTTGTTACTCGACAACGGTATATTTTATGAATTCATTCCCATGGATGAATGGGAAAATGAAAATCCCAAAACTTTATTACTCGAAGAAGTTGAATTGGAAAAAAATTACGCGATGGTCATCACAACCAATTCAGGATTGTTCAGATACAAAATTGGAGATACGGTAAAATTTACTTCCATATTTCCATTTAAGATCAAGATCACCGGCCGCACCAAACAATTCATCAATGTTTTTGGGGAAGAAGTCATGGTTTCCAATACAGATGCAGCGCTCTCCGCTACATGCAAAATTCACGGTGCTCAAGTTGCAGAATATACTGTAGCACCTGTTTTTCTGAGTGCCTCCGGAAAAGGAGGCCACGAGTGGCTCATCGAATTTGAAACAGCCCCTAAAGACATTCCCCTGTTTGCTGAAACGCTCGATCAGGAATTAAAAAAAGTAAACTCGGATTACGAAGCTAAAAGATTTCACGACCTGGCTCTTGAATCTTTGAAATTAAATACAGCACCACCGGGCACTTTTTTTCAGTGGATGAAAAAGAAAAATAAAATTGGCGCTCAACAAAAAGTTCCCCGGCTTTCCAATCAACGCACATTCCTGGAGGAGTTGCTGGATATGATGAGAACCGGAAGTTGA
- a CDS encoding lytic transglycosylase domain-containing protein yields MNKLVIRFITMHRILKPKLIFFTFGLLAGGFMVWILASSHDTPFNNRYDPLPQTIHAVKLASSYELAGEALPMDYFDVTERLEREMLINTYYHSSTLLHIKLALRFFPLFERIMKEEGIPQDLKYLAVAESSLRNAVSSAGAKGIWQFREEAAKELNLEVTAYVDERNDPEKATRAACQYLKKLKERFGSWILATAAYNMGPTALQRAMDEQKESNYFDLNLSEETNRYVFRIIAIKEIMKNPEKFGFFLHKNEMYPPLNAFQLVSVSEGLPSLADFAHEHNITYRQLKLYNPWLMKAELPNPTKKEYQLKIPK; encoded by the coding sequence TTGAATAAATTAGTAATCCGTTTCATTACTATGCATAGAATTCTAAAACCTAAATTAATCTTCTTTACATTCGGGCTTTTGGCAGGAGGATTTATGGTTTGGATTTTGGCATCCTCCCATGATACCCCCTTCAATAACCGGTATGACCCTCTTCCTCAAACCATACATGCTGTTAAACTGGCTTCCAGTTATGAATTAGCCGGAGAAGCATTGCCTATGGATTATTTTGATGTGACAGAAAGGCTGGAAAGAGAAATGTTGATCAACACCTATTACCACAGTTCCACATTGCTTCATATAAAATTGGCCCTGCGATTTTTTCCTCTGTTTGAAAGAATTATGAAGGAAGAAGGAATTCCCCAGGATTTAAAATATTTGGCCGTGGCAGAAAGCTCCCTGCGAAATGCAGTCTCCTCTGCCGGAGCCAAAGGGATCTGGCAATTCCGTGAAGAAGCCGCAAAAGAACTCAATCTGGAAGTAACAGCCTACGTCGATGAACGCAACGATCCCGAAAAAGCCACAAGGGCGGCTTGCCAGTATCTCAAAAAGCTTAAAGAACGGTTTGGCTCCTGGATCCTTGCCACCGCAGCATACAATATGGGTCCAACCGCTTTGCAACGGGCCATGGACGAACAAAAAGAAAGCAACTACTTCGATCTGAATTTAAGTGAGGAAACGAATCGCTATGTTTTCCGCATCATCGCCATTAAGGAGATCATGAAGAATCCCGAAAAATTTGGATTTTTTCTCCATAAAAATGAAATGTATCCTCCTTTAAATGCTTTCCAGCTTGTCAGTGTCAGCGAAGGTTTGCCCAGTCTTGCAGATTTCGCGCACGAACACAACATTACCTACCGTCAACTTAAATTATACAATCCCTGGTTGATGAAAGCCGAACTTCCGAATCCAACCAAAAAAGAATACCAGCTTAAAATTCCCAAATAA
- the atpC gene encoding ATP synthase F1 subunit epsilon — translation MKVYILTPTSQLFEGDAKSVKVPGTQGQFEILEKHAPVVSSLTVGTVQVTDSKGEKHQFAITKGFVEVLQNEVNVLVRQA, via the coding sequence ATGAAGGTTTACATTCTTACTCCGACCAGTCAGCTGTTTGAAGGCGACGCAAAATCCGTTAAAGTACCCGGTACCCAGGGCCAGTTTGAAATTTTGGAAAAACATGCACCTGTTGTATCTTCGCTTACGGTTGGAACAGTGCAGGTGACTGATAGCAAAGGAGAAAAACACCAGTTTGCGATCACTAAAGGATTTGTGGAAGTTCTTCAAAATGAAGTAAACGTTCTGGTAAGACAAGCATAA
- a CDS encoding F0F1 ATP synthase subunit beta: protein MANVGRVSQIIGPVVDVSFSAEGSHLPEIYSALCIKRQGKEDLILEVQQHLGEDSVRAIAMDSTDGLTRGAEVVDLGETISMPVGEDIKGRLFNVVGQSIDGLKTVEKKQAYSIHKKPPTYEDLSTETEVLFTGIKVIDLIEPYAKGGKIGLFGGAGVGKTVLIQELINNIAKGYGGLSVFAGVGERTREGNDLLREMIEAGIIKYGEEFKHSMEAGGWDLSKVDMEGLRDSKATFIFGQMNEPPGARARVALSGLTVAEYFRDGDLNDPAGGKDILFFIDNIFRFTQAGSEVSALLGRMPSAVGYQPTLATEMGLMQERITSTKRGSITSVQAVYVPADDLTDPAPATTFAHLDATTVLSRKIAALGIYPAVDPLDSTSRILDPLVIGELHYNTAQRVKGILQRYNELLDIIAILGMEELSEEDKLVVHRARRVQRFLSQPFHVAEQFTGLKGVFVPIEETIRGFNMIMDGEVDEYPEAAFNLVGTIDDAIEKGKKLLAEANN, encoded by the coding sequence ATGGCAAACGTAGGTCGCGTATCGCAAATCATTGGTCCTGTTGTGGATGTGAGTTTTTCAGCAGAAGGGTCTCATCTTCCCGAAATTTACAGCGCACTCTGCATTAAAAGGCAGGGAAAGGAAGATCTCATCCTCGAAGTTCAACAGCACCTTGGCGAAGACAGCGTCAGGGCCATTGCCATGGATTCAACTGACGGCCTTACCAGGGGCGCTGAGGTCGTGGATCTTGGCGAAACCATTTCGATGCCCGTTGGCGAAGATATCAAAGGAAGATTGTTCAATGTAGTGGGCCAAAGTATAGACGGATTGAAAACCGTTGAAAAGAAACAAGCTTATTCCATACATAAAAAGCCACCTACCTACGAAGATCTTTCTACAGAAACAGAGGTCCTTTTTACCGGGATCAAGGTCATTGACCTGATTGAACCCTATGCGAAAGGAGGAAAGATCGGATTGTTTGGTGGTGCTGGGGTAGGTAAAACGGTATTGATCCAGGAATTGATCAACAACATCGCCAAAGGATATGGCGGCTTGTCGGTATTTGCCGGTGTTGGAGAAAGAACCCGCGAAGGAAATGACCTTTTGAGGGAGATGATCGAAGCCGGAATTATCAAATACGGCGAAGAATTCAAACACAGCATGGAAGCCGGAGGCTGGGATTTGAGCAAAGTGGATATGGAAGGCTTGAGAGATTCCAAAGCAACATTTATTTTCGGACAGATGAACGAACCTCCCGGAGCCCGCGCACGTGTAGCCTTATCGGGATTGACTGTAGCCGAATATTTCCGCGACGGTGATTTAAATGATCCGGCTGGTGGAAAAGACATCTTATTTTTTATCGATAATATATTCCGGTTCACTCAGGCAGGTTCTGAGGTATCGGCATTGTTGGGTCGTATGCCTTCAGCGGTAGGATACCAACCTACACTGGCGACAGAAATGGGCTTGATGCAGGAACGGATCACCTCAACAAAAAGAGGATCGATTACTTCTGTTCAGGCGGTTTACGTCCCCGCAGATGACCTTACCGACCCAGCACCGGCTACTACTTTTGCGCATCTCGATGCCACAACTGTATTGAGCCGTAAAATCGCTGCCCTTGGTATTTACCCTGCAGTAGATCCCCTGGACTCTACCTCACGGATTTTGGATCCCCTGGTTATCGGAGAATTGCATTACAATACTGCCCAGCGCGTAAAAGGAATATTGCAACGTTATAATGAATTGCTGGACATCATCGCCATCCTTGGTATGGAGGAACTTTCAGAAGAAGATAAACTGGTTGTCCATCGCGCCAGGAGAGTTCAGCGTTTCTTGTCTCAACCCTTCCACGTGGCAGAGCAGTTTACCGGTTTGAAAGGGGTATTTGTTCCAATCGAAGAAACCATTCGCGGCTTCAATATGATCATGGATGGGGAAGTCGATGAGTATCCGGAAGCAGCATTCAACCTTGTTGGAACCATAGACGATGCGATCGAAAAAGGTAAAAAATTGCTGGCAGAAGCTAATAATTAA
- a CDS encoding elongation factor G: protein MSQDPKHIRNVVLLGHSHSGKTSLIESMLYEAKAITRRGTVEAGNTVSDFSDIEQERKSSLFSKLMHVSWKESKINIIDTPGSDDFVGETMSSMKVADLGLMVINAAHGVEVGTELIWEYADKFHLPMFFVMNQCDHEKADFDSSLEQARDRFGNKLIPFQFPVNPGTSFNCIVDALRMVMYEFSADGGKPQKKDIPDEHMTRAKELHNAIVEAAAENDDTLMDHYFATGTLEESELADGLRKGIAARSIFPVFCASAVKNMGSGRIMGFINDVCPSPADRPPAKLTNGELAVNANGPAVVFIYKTMSEPKVGKVSYFKVYSGKIKTGDELVNNSNRNSERLNQIFVSNGKTREAVSELVAGDLGVVVKLRDSHTNNTLSVKGQDVQVEPIPFPEPRIRVAISTDNKNDLEKLIKAVHDIQEEDPTLILEQSQRLKQNILHGQGQLHLDLLKYRIEKLHNLHIEYLKPRIPYLETITKASDTSYRHKKQSGGAGQFAEVHMRVEPWHEGIGDPAGLTVRNRESEELPWGGKLAFYWCIVGGSIDTKFSTAIKKGIMNKMIEGPLTGSYCTDIRVSVFDGKMHPVDSNDMAFQIAGTMAFKDSFHTAAPQILEPVYELEILCQDDAMGDIMGDLQTRRAIILGMDSEGHYKKIKAKVPLSEMHNYSSSLRSMTQGRAKFSLHFNEYAPVTPDIQQRLISEYKATTKDSEE from the coding sequence ATGAGCCAGGATCCCAAACACATCAGGAATGTCGTTTTGCTGGGCCACTCTCACAGTGGCAAAACCAGCCTGATTGAAAGCATGTTATACGAAGCCAAAGCCATTACGCGCAGGGGAACGGTGGAAGCAGGAAATACGGTTTCTGATTTTTCAGACATAGAACAGGAGCGCAAATCCAGTTTATTCAGTAAGTTGATGCACGTAAGCTGGAAAGAATCAAAAATCAATATCATCGATACGCCCGGTTCCGATGATTTTGTGGGAGAAACGATGTCTTCCATGAAAGTAGCTGACCTGGGATTAATGGTCATCAATGCTGCACATGGAGTCGAGGTTGGTACAGAACTGATCTGGGAGTATGCCGATAAATTTCATCTCCCGATGTTTTTTGTGATGAACCAATGCGATCACGAAAAAGCCGATTTTGACTCTTCGCTCGAGCAGGCTCGGGATCGATTTGGCAATAAATTAATTCCTTTTCAATTTCCTGTCAATCCCGGTACCTCTTTCAATTGCATCGTCGATGCTTTGAGGATGGTTATGTACGAATTCTCTGCAGACGGAGGTAAACCACAGAAAAAAGATATCCCGGACGAACACATGACAAGAGCAAAAGAATTGCACAACGCTATTGTTGAAGCCGCTGCAGAAAATGACGATACCTTGATGGACCATTACTTCGCTACCGGTACGCTGGAAGAATCGGAATTGGCAGATGGTCTTCGAAAAGGTATTGCAGCCCGTAGTATTTTCCCGGTCTTTTGTGCCAGTGCCGTTAAAAATATGGGCAGCGGACGCATCATGGGTTTTATCAATGACGTTTGTCCTTCTCCGGCAGACAGGCCTCCTGCTAAACTAACCAATGGTGAGCTGGCGGTGAATGCAAATGGACCTGCGGTAGTTTTCATTTATAAGACGATGAGCGAACCCAAAGTCGGTAAAGTATCGTACTTCAAAGTTTACAGCGGAAAAATCAAAACCGGTGACGAGCTGGTAAATAATTCTAACCGCAACTCCGAGAGACTCAATCAGATTTTTGTTTCCAACGGTAAAACAAGAGAGGCCGTATCTGAGCTGGTAGCTGGCGATCTTGGAGTCGTTGTTAAACTAAGAGACAGCCACACCAACAACACACTGAGTGTGAAAGGACAAGACGTACAGGTAGAACCCATTCCTTTTCCAGAACCCAGAATCCGCGTTGCGATTTCAACCGATAATAAAAACGATCTTGAAAAACTGATCAAGGCCGTTCACGATATTCAGGAAGAAGATCCAACTCTGATCCTCGAACAGTCTCAAAGATTAAAACAAAACATCCTGCATGGACAGGGCCAATTGCATCTCGACCTGTTAAAATACCGGATCGAAAAACTGCACAATCTGCATATCGAATATCTCAAGCCGAGAATTCCTTATCTGGAAACTATTACCAAAGCATCAGACACCAGCTACAGGCATAAAAAACAATCGGGTGGTGCCGGACAATTTGCGGAGGTCCACATGCGGGTAGAACCCTGGCACGAGGGAATTGGAGACCCTGCCGGGCTCACTGTACGCAACAGGGAAAGCGAAGAACTGCCCTGGGGAGGAAAACTCGCCTTTTACTGGTGCATCGTTGGGGGTTCTATCGATACAAAATTCTCAACGGCCATTAAAAAGGGAATCATGAATAAGATGATCGAAGGTCCGCTCACCGGATCATATTGCACCGACATCCGCGTTTCCGTTTTCGATGGCAAAATGCACCCGGTCGACAGCAACGATATGGCTTTCCAAATAGCAGGTACCATGGCCTTCAAAGATTCATTCCATACCGCGGCTCCACAGATTCTTGAGCCGGTTTATGAACTCGAAATCCTTTGTCAGGATGACGCCATGGGCGATATCATGGGCGATTTGCAAACAAGAAGAGCCATCATTCTGGGAATGGATTCCGAAGGACACTATAAAAAAATCAAAGCGAAAGTTCCACTGTCTGAAATGCACAACTACTCATCGAGCCTGCGATCTATGACACAGGGCCGTGCCAAGTTTTCATTGCATTTCAACGAATATGCACCGGTCACACCAGATATCCAGCAAAGACTGATCAGTGAATATAAAGCAACCACGAAGGATTCGGAGGAATAG
- the rplU gene encoding 50S ribosomal protein L21, which produces MIAIVNIAGQQFKCSSGQKLFVHRLDADRGAKINLDQVLMLINGDQTTVGTPVVQGAQISAKVLDHVKGDKLIVYKKKRRKGYEKKNGHRQSFTQIEIESIQA; this is translated from the coding sequence ATGATAGCAATAGTGAACATCGCAGGGCAACAATTCAAATGCAGTTCCGGTCAAAAACTTTTTGTGCACAGACTGGATGCTGACCGTGGTGCCAAGATCAATTTAGACCAGGTTTTGATGCTGATCAATGGCGATCAAACAACGGTGGGCACACCGGTCGTTCAGGGTGCACAGATCTCCGCTAAAGTTCTGGATCATGTAAAAGGCGACAAACTGATCGTTTATAAAAAGAAAAGAAGAAAGGGTTACGAAAAAAAGAATGGCCACCGCCAGAGTTTTACCCAAATTGAAATCGAATCTATTCAAGCTTAA
- the rpmA gene encoding 50S ribosomal protein L27 → MAHKKGEGSTSNGRDSNSKRLGIKLFGGQQAIAGNIIVRQRGTRFHPGQNVGIGKDFTLFALKPGTVTYKKTRQDRTVVEVL, encoded by the coding sequence ATGGCACATAAAAAAGGGGAAGGTAGTACGAGTAACGGTCGCGATAGTAACAGCAAACGCCTGGGTATCAAATTATTCGGGGGCCAGCAAGCCATCGCTGGCAATATCATTGTTCGTCAGAGAGGAACGAGATTCCATCCGGGGCAAAATGTGGGGATTGGTAAAGATTTTACCTTATTCGCATTAAAACCGGGCACGGTTACCTATAAAAAGACACGCCAGGACAGAACCGTTGTTGAGGTTCTTTAA
- a CDS encoding tetratricopeptide repeat protein, translating to MLLFISFSLSCMGNSAMQWYLEGKYKDALSEFSSLELKGNKNKELYFNMGMCHRNLGAHIQAIYYFEKSLKYDPKCVDCIEMRKATQKSLGIETFELPGNKMSDVYFNLLYSFYPLGWIFTAAVIFSIGIYLKYFTPLPDFLFRLRKLKLVFFAIGFIGLLLAMHREYLLNSTNEFLLMEKCSLKKSPDGMSPDLYDLKPGTKLVKSMQIGDWIKVQTPEYDLGWVPAGKLKVISL from the coding sequence ATGCTGCTGTTTATATCATTCAGTTTGAGCTGTATGGGAAATTCTGCCATGCAATGGTATCTCGAAGGAAAATATAAAGATGCACTTTCCGAATTTTCAAGTCTCGAATTAAAAGGCAATAAAAATAAAGAGTTGTATTTCAATATGGGGATGTGTCATCGCAATCTTGGAGCTCACATTCAGGCTATCTATTATTTTGAAAAATCTTTGAAGTATGATCCCAAATGTGTGGATTGCATTGAAATGCGAAAAGCAACACAAAAATCATTAGGTATTGAGACCTTTGAATTACCGGGAAACAAAATGTCGGATGTATATTTTAATTTACTTTATTCGTTTTATCCGCTTGGTTGGATTTTTACCGCGGCTGTTATTTTTAGTATAGGGATTTATTTGAAATACTTCACTCCATTACCCGATTTCCTGTTTCGATTGCGCAAATTAAAATTGGTTTTTTTTGCGATTGGTTTTATTGGATTGTTATTGGCCATGCACCGGGAATATTTATTGAACAGCACAAATGAATTTCTTTTGATGGAAAAATGCAGTTTGAAAAAATCGCCGGATGGGATGAGTCCGGATTTATACGATCTGAAACCCGGCACCAAATTGGTGAAATCCATGCAAATAGGCGATTGGATAAAAGTTCAAACCCCTGAATACGATTTGGGATGGGTGCCTGCAGGAAAACTCAAAGTGATTTCACTTTGA
- a CDS encoding FAD-binding oxidoreductase — MESLSYWEKKHFFENVDIAIIGAGLVGLSTGISLLEKNPELNILILDRGIFPLGASTRNAGFACFGSAGELLDDLKDRPAEDVFDLFAKRYQGIQKLIRRIPTSGMDYRPDGGFELVLNTDQTNITQALLENLNQGIEALTGLKNYFYFKNEQLKEFNLKGFEAIICNDWEACIDPVKTLESLNGLFRTLGGKILYGTGIARWTEHPDSVEILLQNDLRFESKLLCFCTNGFTKQLFPEIEVQAARNAVLIIKPDLDLKIRGCFHVDRGFIYFREIDKHLLIGGGRHWDLNNEFTTEFLINKQIEKKLLEFAETHILNGTDYRYVQHWTGIMGLGPEKKPIINMITRHTGIAVRMGGMGVALASLAGEEASHMLLNQLNQIKALT; from the coding sequence ATGGAATCGCTGAGTTATTGGGAAAAGAAGCATTTTTTTGAAAATGTCGACATCGCAATTATTGGAGCCGGCTTGGTGGGCCTTTCAACCGGCATTTCATTGCTTGAAAAAAATCCTGAACTCAACATTCTGATTCTCGACAGAGGTATTTTCCCTCTCGGGGCCAGTACAAGAAACGCAGGTTTTGCCTGCTTTGGAAGTGCGGGAGAATTGTTGGATGACCTAAAAGACAGGCCAGCAGAGGATGTTTTTGATTTATTTGCAAAAAGATACCAGGGCATCCAAAAATTAATCCGGAGAATTCCAACCTCCGGAATGGACTACCGGCCAGATGGCGGCTTTGAGTTGGTTTTAAATACAGATCAAACGAACATAACACAAGCCTTACTGGAAAATTTAAATCAAGGAATTGAAGCCCTGACCGGTTTGAAAAATTATTTCTATTTTAAAAATGAGCAGCTCAAAGAATTTAATCTTAAAGGATTTGAAGCCATCATTTGCAATGATTGGGAAGCATGCATTGACCCGGTCAAAACTTTAGAAAGTTTAAATGGACTTTTTCGGACACTCGGCGGTAAAATTCTTTACGGGACAGGAATTGCAAGGTGGACTGAACACCCGGATTCGGTTGAAATATTGCTTCAAAATGACCTCCGTTTTGAAAGCAAGTTATTATGCTTTTGCACCAACGGATTTACAAAACAGTTGTTTCCTGAAATTGAAGTACAGGCCGCAAGGAATGCTGTGCTTATTATAAAACCGGATCTGGATTTAAAAATCCGGGGATGTTTTCATGTTGACAGAGGATTCATTTACTTCCGGGAAATCGACAAACACTTGTTGATCGGTGGAGGCCGGCATTGGGATCTAAATAATGAATTCACAACGGAGTTTCTGATAAATAAGCAAATTGAAAAAAAATTACTTGAATTTGCCGAAACACATATTCTGAATGGTACAGATTATCGTTATGTTCAACATTGGACAGGAATAATGGGATTGGGTCCCGAAAAGAAACCCATCATAAACATGATTACCAGGCATACGGGGATAGCTGTCAGAATGGGCGGCATGGGTGTGGCTCTGGCAAGTCTCGCCGGAGAAGAAGCTTCGCATATGTTGTTGAACCAATTAAACCAAATCAAAGCCTTAACCTAA
- a CDS encoding DUF4293 domain-containing protein encodes MIQRIQTLWLFLAGVCFLAQWKPGMELASTPTEGLSVFADKIYFCSESYVVLIGSGVSGILALIAIFLYNERVMQILLVAVSSLIQMIMGIGIPFYIINKAGKINQFEPGMGLWLSGLGLFLCWLATRSIRKDDTLIKSMDRLR; translated from the coding sequence ATGATTCAACGCATTCAAACACTATGGTTGTTCTTGGCCGGAGTTTGCTTTTTGGCGCAATGGAAACCAGGTATGGAGTTGGCAAGCACCCCAACGGAAGGATTGTCTGTTTTTGCAGATAAAATCTATTTCTGCAGTGAAAGTTATGTAGTATTGATTGGTTCAGGAGTTTCGGGCATTTTGGCACTAATTGCTATCTTTCTCTATAACGAGCGGGTCATGCAAATCTTATTGGTAGCAGTTTCCAGCCTTATTCAAATGATCATGGGTATCGGGATCCCTTTTTACATCATCAACAAAGCGGGAAAAATAAATCAGTTTGAACCAGGAATGGGTCTTTGGCTGTCTGGCCTCGGTTTGTTTCTCTGCTGGTTGGCCACAAGATCGATCCGAAAAGATGATACACTGATAAAATCAATGGACAGACTGCGTTAA
- a CDS encoding TIGR04282 family arsenosugar biosynthesis glycosyltransferase — protein sequence MDGIVSKTALVIFVKNLVPGRVKTRIASQSSDENACHVYEALQRITATVCNVYDGPKYLYYSDFIADQDLWSSNIYTKKAQSGVDLGSRMLHAFEEILAVHDSAMIIGSDCPYLKSEDLIRAGKDLENSDLVLGPAGDGGFYLIGSKNSHPELLLNREWSQPNVFGLTARIATKLGLKTSVLRMLWDIDTLADWQFYLQYNSPGSKR from the coding sequence TTGGATGGAATTGTTTCTAAAACCGCTCTTGTAATCTTTGTCAAAAATCTTGTTCCCGGAAGGGTTAAGACAAGAATTGCATCCCAATCATCTGACGAAAATGCTTGCCATGTTTATGAAGCATTACAAAGAATTACAGCAACCGTATGCAATGTCTATGATGGACCCAAATATCTGTATTACAGTGATTTTATCGCTGATCAGGATTTGTGGAGTTCAAACATATATACCAAAAAAGCACAAAGCGGTGTTGATTTAGGATCCAGAATGCTGCATGCATTTGAAGAGATACTTGCGGTACATGATTCCGCAATGATTATTGGAAGCGATTGCCCCTATTTAAAATCGGAAGACCTGATTCGGGCTGGAAAGGATTTGGAGAATAGTGATCTTGTTTTAGGCCCGGCAGGCGATGGCGGATTTTATCTGATCGGCTCCAAAAATTCACATCCGGAGTTGTTGTTAAACCGGGAATGGAGCCAGCCAAATGTTTTTGGCTTAACAGCCCGGATCGCCACCAAGCTGGGATTAAAAACTTCCGTTTTGAGGATGTTGTGGGATATCGATACCCTGGCGGACTGGCAGTTTTACCTGCAGTACAACAGCCCTGGATCAAAACGTTAA